One window from the genome of Anguilla rostrata isolate EN2019 chromosome 5, ASM1855537v3, whole genome shotgun sequence encodes:
- the LOC135255356 gene encoding cell cycle progression protein 1-like isoform X2 yields MSESSSDSESSCGWTLISNEGSDIETLGSENGTEGGPDPTESLPMLEEEVKQNEPTAPCAGTEERAESCLITTIKEETVEETLPVSEAGEEDGAEGNVPVCSSSDHSDIVTLDPSRVAELGPWEEQAVLAEESLGNEELYLGTSSSSQYTFSTPEKTYLMMSHWKLPESFRDLGNRLKGHLSGSCSFPVFPVEPPAGGTSSTSSSDDETGEQPSQALRRRRVRRSTATAPEVEEVQCVGQGEEQQEQQEQQEQQKPQQARGAPTQGHVNGTLNKCILLALVIAISMGFGHFYGTVQIKERQKIVEKIRVSELSDLRGDKHQCQKEQDLIAESKEVVQHLRGDLEEKRGMVLSFTGIVDKITKENEQLRFKQAELQAQKDDLTLRLKESMDQKSEVESQQKRLVMENQQLKSSLDHEEESLSTLQEELWNLRAQIRNLEERGTGADSILSENQRLKDHLEEEKQRIRSFLQQKKTLMAEAQMLRRELDKERKVTDKLKEELEQLSIRSAGAMGEADPETEELQLRLTELEKKLNFEQQRSDLWERLYVETKEERLKGDQQARDKIPKDSMIGKVTETFDAVKNSTKEFVYHHKEQIKKAKEAVKENLRKFSDSVKSTFRHFKDSASRTLDKARRPQDLQFQEMKVAKAEAQHHEHQKEQEPQDVGSDGPAWQHKPLHQSAHKSTTESLQTDRNTRKPGVKVQEEPEQGKHRGMHKGCSSVFDCAYQESMSLFNKALDPIRMDEFNQLMHSYLKQEVNHFHHWRELESFINNFFRNGIFIHDQMLFTDFVSGVEDYLEDMNEYQSHDDDVFEDLDEYVYRHFFGDTYAKRYGPSKPLQKPTSKSKEDSLLGHQRKHQRAHSRPNREKKWSRPGHTNRRHIANVKIELGPLPFDPKY; encoded by the exons ATGTCGGAGAGCTCAAGCGACTCAGAGTCTTCTTGTGGATGGACGCTCATAAGCAATGAG GGTTCAGACATTGAGACACTGGGGTCGGAGAACGGGACGGAAGGCGGGCCTGACCCAACCGAAAGCCTCCCtatgctggaggaggaggtgaagcaGAACGAGCCAACGGCTCCCTGCG ctggCACCGAAGAGAGGGCTGAGTCATGTCTCATTACCACCATAAAAGAGGAAACGGTTGAAGAGACGTTACCGGTTTCTGAG GCTGGTGAGGAGGATGGTGCAGAGGGGAACGTCCCAGTGTGCTCCTCCAGCGATCACTCGGACATTGTGACCCTGGACCCGTCCAGGGTGGCAGAGTTGGGGCCCTGGGAGGAGCAGGCGGTCCTGGCGGAGGAGTCGCTGGGCAATGAGGAACTCTACTTGGGAACCTCTTCCAGCAGCCAGTACACCTTCAGCACTCCTGAGAAGACCT ATTTGATGATGAGCCATTGGAAGCTTCCGGAAAGTTTCAGGGACTTGGGCAATCGTCTGAAAGGGCATCTGTCTGGCAGCTGCTCCTTCCCAG TGTTCCCAGTGGAGCCCCCTGCAGGCGGCActagcagcaccagcagcagtgATGATGAGACGGGGGAGCAGCCCAGCCAGGCCTTGAGGAGGCGACGGGTAAGGAGGAGCACCGCTACAGCACCTGAGGTCgaggaggtgcagtgtgtgggacAAGGTGAGGAGCAACAGGAGCAACAGGAGCAACAGGAGCAACAGAAGCCGCAGCAGGCACGTGGAGCCCCTACCCAGGGGCACGTGAATGGTACCCTCAACAAGTGCATCCTGCTGGCCCTGGTCATCGCCATTAGCATGGGCTTCGGCCACTTTTATG GTACAGTTCAGATTAAGGAGAGGCAGAAAATAGTGGAGAAAATCCGTGTGAGCGAGCTGAGTGATTTGAGAGGCGACAAGCACCAGTGTCAGAAGGAACAGGATCTGATCGCCGAGAGCAAG GAAGTGGTTCAGCATCTGAGAGGGGACCTAGAGGAAAAGCGTGGTATGGTGCTGTCCTTCACTGGGATTGTGGATAAAATAACTAAAGAGAACGAGCAACTCAGATTCAAACAGGCTGAGCTTcag GCACAGAAAGATGACCTGACTTTACGCCTGAAAGAGAGCATGGATCAGAAGAGTGAGGTGGAGTCTCAACAGAAGCGCCTGGTCATGGAGAACCAGCAACTGAAGAGCTCGCTGGATCACGAGGAGGAGTCCCTCTCCaccctgcaggaggagctgtgGAACTTGCGGGCGCAGATCCGGAACCTGGAGGAGAGAGGCACCGGCGCAGATTCCATCCTGTCTGAGAACCAGAGGCTGAAGGAccacctggaggaggagaagcagcgGATCCGGAGCTTCCTCCAGCAAAAGAAGACGCTGATGGCCGAGGCCCAGATGCTGCGGAGGGAGCTGGACAAAGAGCGCAAGGTGACGGATAagctgaaggaggagctggagcagctgagcATCCGGAGCGCTGGAGCGATGGGAGAGGCTGACCCGGAGACGGAGGAGCTGCAGTTGAGGCTGACAGAGCTGGAGAAGAAGCTGAATTTCGAGCAACAGCGCTCAGACCTGTGGGAGAGGCTGTATGTGGAGACTAAGGAGGAGCGGTTGAAAGGAGACCAGCAGGCCAGAGACAAAATCCCCAAGGACAGCATGATTGGCAAGGTCACTGAGACCTTTGACGCCGTGAAGAATTCCACCAAGGAGTTTGTTTATCACCACAAGGAGCAAATCAAAAAGGCCAAGGAGGCCGTGAAGGAGAACTTGAGGAAGTTCTCAGACTCTGTCAAATCCACCTTCCGCCACTTCAAGGACTCAGCCAGCCGCACATTGGACAAGGCTCGTCGGCCTCAAGATCTACAGTTTCAAGAGATGAAGGTGGCCAAGGCCGAAGCTCAACATCACGAGCACCAAAAGGAACAAGAACCCCAGGACGTGGGCTCTGATGGCCCAGCCTGGCAGCACAAGCCCCTTCATCAAAGTGCACATAAATCCACCACTGAGAGTTTGCAGACTGACCGTAACACTCGGAAGCcaggggtcaaagttcaggagGAGCCAGAGCAAGGAAAACACAGGGGTATGCATAAGGGATGCTCCAGTGTTTTTGACTGCGCTTACCAAGAGTCCATGAGCCTCTTCAACAAGGCCCTGGACCCCATACGGATGGATGAGTTCAACCAGCTGATGCATAGCTACCTAAAGCAAGAAGTAAACCACTTCCACCACTGGAGGGAGCTGGAGAGCTTTATCAACAACTTCTTCCGCAATGGTATCTTCATCCATGATCAAATGCTATTTACAGACTTTGTTAGTGGTGTGGAAGACTACCTGGAAGATATGAATGAGTACCAGAgccatgatgatgatgtgttTGAGGATCTGGACGAGTATGTATATAGACACTTCTTTGGGGATACCTATGCAAAACGCTATGGGCCAAG TAAACCTTTGCAAAAGCCCACTTCAAAAAGTAAAGAGGACAGCCTGTTGGGCCACCAGCGAAAGCACCAGCGGGCTCATTCTCGCCCCAACAGGGAGAAGAAATGGAGCAGGCCAGGACACACAAATCGGAGGCACATTGCAAATGTCAAAATAGAGCTGGGCCCATTGCCTTTTGAtccaaaatattaa